One window from the genome of Nicotiana tomentosiformis chromosome 5, ASM39032v3, whole genome shotgun sequence encodes:
- the LOC138891619 gene encoding sm-like protein LSM3A: MGSEEESAVKEPLDLIRLSLDERIYVKLRSDRELRGKLHAYDQHLNMILGDVEEIVTTIEIDDETYEEIVRTTRRTVPFLFVRGDGVILVSPPLRTV, translated from the exons atGGGAAGTGAAGAGGAGAGTGCAGTGAAGGAGCCATTGGATCTCATAAGGCTCAGTCTTGACGAGAGAATCTACGTTAAACTCCGTTCCGACAGAGAACTCCGCGGCAAACTTCAT GCTTATGATCAGCATCTTAATATGATTCTTGGTGATGTTGAAGAAATTGTGACCACAATCGAGATTGATGATGAAACTTATGAAGAGATAGTTCGG ACGACGAGACGGACCGTCCCTTTCCTATTTGTTCGTGGAGATGGTGTAATACTGGTGTCTCCTCCACTGCGGACTGTTTGA